In Nocardia sp. NBC_01327, the genomic stretch CCCAGCGCATCGCCGAGGTGGTGCGCGGCGTCGCGCGGGAGCTCGACCACTAGGTCGAAGACCGCAGACCGCTCGGTCGCAGACCGAAAAGCCAACGGGCCCCGATGAGCTGATGCTCACGGGGCCCGCCGCATGTCAGAAGTGTGTGGGCGGCACCGCTTTTCAGGCGGCGGTGTGGATCGCCCAGCGCGCGGAGGTGACGTAGCCCTCCTGGCCGTTCTCGTCCCGGGCCGGAATGGGCAGCTGCAGTTCGATTCCCGTCAATTGCAGGCGCGGGTCCGTCGGCGTCGGCACGGTGATGGCGCGGGCATCCTGCGGGAAGTCGCGGTGCGTGGCCAGGCGCTGGGCGTCCTGTCCGCCGGGCAGCTGGTACACCAGCACCATCTGCCAGGGCGCGTCCGCGATCTCCTTGGGCAGCGACAACTGCAGCGGATAACCGGCCGGCACAGTCAGTTCCGCGATGTGCTGGCTGTTATCGCAATTGCGCAGATCGAGCTTGTTGTCCTCGATATGGACGTCGCAGTACAGGTACGGCGTCACGCTCACCGATTTGCCGTGCGCATAGGCGGTGATCTGCGGCTGCGGTTTGTCGGCATTGTGCGCCAGCACCACGATGACGGCGATATAGGCCACCCCCACCGCGAGCAGGGTCGCTGCCAGCAGAGCGACGATCGTGCGGGTGCTGGGTTTGCTCACCGTTGGTTTCCTGTCCTCACGGGGTGGGCTCCGCGGTGCCGTGAGCACCGGGAATCTCCTGCTGCGCGTGCTGCGGTCGGTTGCCGCCCAAACCGGGCAGCAGCGAATGACCACGGTAGCTGACCACCGTCTGGACCAGTCCCAGCGCCATGACCGCCGTGACCGCGGCGAAACCGATCCACCAGTCGGTCGGCAGCAGGACGCCCATCGAGCCGCCGATCACCCAGGACAGCTGCAGCACCGTTTCGGAGCGGCCGAAGCCCGAGGCGATGGATTCGGCGGGCAGGTCGTCCTGGATGGAGGCGTCCAGCGACACCTTCGCCAATGCGCTTGCGCCCGAGGCCACCACGGTCGCTATGGCCGCGCCCATGAGGCTGTCCAGGAACGTCGCCATCGCACACGCGGCGACGCAGGCGAGGGTGCAGATCAGGACGAGCTGGGTCGGGCGGCCCAGTTTCATGCGGGCGCCCGTGGCATTGCCCGCGAAGTTGCCGATGGCCGCGCACGCGCCGACCACGCCGAGCATGGCGGCCTGCTGCACCGGCCGATGCTCGGTCGCCTTGGCCACGAAAGCCACGTAGAAGGTGAGGAATCCGGTCAGCACCCGGACCGTGCCATTGCCCCACAGGCCCGTGACCACGGCGCGGCCCAGCGGCTGGCGGCGGCGGCTGGGCTGCACGTGTGCGGCCTTGTTCGGGTCGAGTACCTCGGTATGCGAATCGTCGCCGTGATAGGTGAGGGTTGCCGGAACTTCGCCCTCGGTGACCTCCACCCAGGACGGAATCTTCAGGCTCAGATAGCAACCCGCGCCGGCCAGGATCGCGGCGAAGGTCAGCGCGCCCGCCGAATGCGCCACCGAGGCGATCAGACCGGCGACACCACCCGCGCCCAGCGTTCCACCCACCAGGCCGAACACGGTGAGCCGGGAGTTGGTGCGCACCAGGTCGATTCCCGGCGGCAGCACGCGCGGGGTCACCGCGCTCTTCAGCACCGAGAACGACTTGCTCAGAATCATCATGCACAACGCGAGTGGGTACAGCGCCCAGTTGTTCACGTTGAAGATCAACAGGATGGCCACCAGCACACGCACAGCGAATGAACCCGCCAGTGCGAGCCGGCGTCCCCGCTGCAATCGGTCCAGCGCCGGGCCGATCAGCGGTGCGATCACCGCGAACGGGGCAATCGTGATCAGCAGATAGAGCGCGACCTTGGTCTTGGACTCCGCGGTCGCGCTGGCGAAGAACAGCGTGTTCGCCAGCGCCACCGCGACCGCGGCATCCGTCGCGAAATTGGCCATGGTGGCGTAAACCAGTGCGGTCAGGCCGGATTCCTCCGCGCCGTCGGCCTTGGCCGCGCGCTGGAAGGTCGCGAAACCGCGTTCGGTGAGCTCCCGGCTGCGCCGCACCGCCACCCGGGTGACGGTCAGCTTCTTCGGTGGTTTGTGCAGGCCCGGAGTCGATACGTCCTCCTGCTCCGCACCTAGGTCATGCGAATGTGTCAGCGGGCGAGTCGTTTCCGGATTGCCGGTATGCGATGGTGCGTCGTGCTGCGGATCGGACGGCTCGGGTCGCGGGGCGCCGGAGCGCGCGGGCGGCGGGGTGCCGTGGCGGGCGCGCGGTGCGGCGCCGGACGGTGCGGGCGGCGGTGTGTCGTACCGCGCGGTAGGCGGGGCCGGGCGCGAGCCGGCGGCCTCCGGTGGGGGCGGGCCCCGGAATTCGGTCGTCGGTGCGCTCTGCGGCCCGGAGAGGTGATCCGAGGACACCGCTCGAGTGGGCGGAGCCTCCGGGCGGGCCGGTGGCGGCGCCTCCGGACGGCGTCGCCGGGACCAGCGCGAAGTGCGGCGCGGCTCTTGCCCTTCCGCGGCGTACGGCGGGTCCACAGGATGCGCGGGCTGATGCCCGGCCAAGAAGTCCGGAACCTCCGGCTCGTCCCCCCGTGCCGCGTGCGACGGGGTGTTCGCCGGCGGATACCGGTCGAATCCCGGATGTCGTTCGATGAGCGGAGACTCCTCGTCCCACCACCGACCGGAGTCGGCGCCTGAGTCCCGGGGAGTTGTCACGCCCCAATTCTTGCAGTGTCGGAGAACGCAGGCTTCACTACCGCAGGTGTGCGGCGCCACATTGTGCGCTGCACCTGGGGATGAGGGCCGCCTCACGCGCAGGATTTCCGGCGCGGCAGCTGCTCAGGCCGGGACGAAACGGACCTCGAAGGTGTACGGCCATTTCTTGCCGGTGAGCAGGAAGCGGTCGGTGCCGGGGAGGTGGGTGATGCCGTTGAGGACATCGGTGTCGGGGGTGCGGGAACCCTTGGGGAGGAGGCCGGAAGCATCGATGACGCCCAGTACAGCGCCGGTTTCGGGGTTGATGTGCAGGATGGTGTCGGTCGGCCAGGCATTGGCGTAGACGGAACCGTCGGGGGCGCAATCGAGTTCGTTGAGGCGGGTACCGGTGCGGCTGGTGAGGCTGATCGTCCCGGTGGGGGCGAAGGTCTGCGGGTCGCGGAAGGTGAGGGTGCTCGAACCATTGCTCATGAGAATGCGGTTCTGGCGGGTGCACAGGCCCCAGCCCTCGCCCTCGAAACCGGTGCGGCGCAGCTCGGTCAGGGTTTCCGGATCGCGGGCGATGGCGATGTGGTCCTGATAGGTGATCTGCCAGAGCACGTTTCCGGCGCGGGTGATGCCCTCGCCGAACAGCGGGGCCGGCAGGTCGGCGCGGGCCAGCTCGGCGCCGTCGGAGAGCTTGCTCGCGCGGACGAAGGACTGTCCGGAAAGTCCGGTGCTCTCGTAGAGCGTGTCGCCGTCCGCCTCCAGGCCCTCGGTGAAGGCGGCGGTGTCGTGCGCACGCGTCGCGACGACTTCGACACGCAGTTGCGGCGTGTCGTCCGGGCTGCTGCAGGCGGACATTGCGGCGGCCAGGCACACGACGGTGGACAGTGCAAGGGGGACGGCCGCTACCGGTGCACGGCGTTTGCGCTCCATACGGCAAAATGTAGGGCGTGAGCGCGGTTGGAGTTTCGGAGTCCGTTGTACGGCCGATCCTGGCGGAGGCGGTCGACCTGGCTCGCCGTGCGCTCTTGGAGTTGGAGCCGTTCGGCGTCGGCATGCATCTGGGCGTGACCACCGAGGACGATTCGGCGGCCACCCATCACTTCGAGGCCACCCTGCCGGGCTATCGGGGCTGGCAGTGGGCGGTGGTCGTCGCCGCCCCACCCGAGGCCACCAGGGTCACGGTGAGCGAATCGGCGCTGCTACCCGGTCCGGACGCGCTCGTCGCGCCCGACTTCCTGCCGTGGGATCAGCGCATTCGCCCCGGCGATCTGGGACCCGGCGATCTGCTGGCCCCGCTGCAGGACGATCCGCGCCTGGTGCCCGGTTATCTGATCACCGGCGATCCGGTCGTCGACGAGGTCGCCCTCGAACTCGGTCTCGGCCGCAGCCGGGTGCTGAGCCGCGAAGGCCGCGAGGATGCGGCCGACCGCTGGTTCTCCGAATTCGGGCCCGATACCGATATGGCCCGGGCGGCGCCCGCCGCCTGCGGTGTCTGTGGGTTCTTCGTGCCGCTGGCCGGCGCGCTGCGCGCCGGATTCGGCGTCTGCGCCAATGCCATGGGCGCGGACGGCCATGTGGTGCACCGCGACTACGGTTGCGGTGCGCATTCGGACACCGAACTCCCCACGGGCGCCGGATCCCCGGCCTTCGAAGCCTATGACGATGCCGCCTTCGATATCGTCCCCGAATCGGAATTCCGCACCCGCGAGCAGCTCGCGGCGATCGAAAACGCTTCCCGCGAAACCGAATCCGCAGCCGAGAACAATGAAACGTCCACGGTCGACGCCAATGTCGAGCTCGTGGCTGATGCGGAAGTCGAGCTCGTGACTGATGTGAACGACGAATCCACCCTCGACGCCAATGGTGAGCCGGTGTCCGAGGTGGGCATCGAGCCCGCGACGGCGGTGAGCATTCCGCCCGGGACCGAGGCGGTCGAGGAGTACGCCGCCGAGGTGAGCATCGAACCGGCGGCCGATCCGAGCGATACGCCCGGCGGTGTCGGAACGGCATTGAATGATTGTGACGCTGAGGATGATTCGGCCGGTTACGAGGGCGATGCGGCCGATATCGCCGATGCCGCGGCCGCCGATGTCGTCGCGGACTCCGTCTCCGTCGCCGGTGATGTGAACGCCGACGCGGTACCGGTGGAGTCCGCCGATGCGGCCGATGGTCCCTTCACCCTCTTCGAGGTGGCCGATCCCGATGCGGAGGTCGACGACGCCTGGGGTGTCAGCGCGGTCCGCGTCGACTCCGAATCCGGTGCGGCACAGCCGGGCGACGCCGGAGCGCCGGAGTCCCACTGAGCCTCGCGGCTCGGACGCGGACATCATGATCGGGGAGGGCCGCCCGCCCGGAGGCTGTCGTGCGGCCCTACTGTGTGCTGTTCGCATGCGCTATACGGACGACGGTGCACGTCGTGCCGGTGTTGATGAGTGGAAGGGGTGCGTGGGTTGAACGGCGTTCTGGGAGTGGGGGATCCGTTCGATACCGCGGCGCTGCGGGCGGGGGTGATCGCGGCGTGGCAAGGCTCGCCCACCCGGTTGCGGGAGGATGCGGCCACCGAGGCTGATCTGGTGCGGTCGGGATATCGCGACCGGCTGCTGACGGAACTGGCGCAGAATGCGGCCGATGCCGCCGCCAAGGCCGGGGTGGCCGGGCGGATCGCGGTGTGGCTGGAGGGGCGGGCGCTGCACGTCGCGAATACCGGTGTGGAGCTGGATGTTTCAGGTGTGCACGCGCTGACGGCGCTGCGTGCCTCCGCGAAGGGCAGCGCCGACGCCTCGGTGGGGCGGTTCGGCGTGGGGTTCACGGCGGTGCTGGCGGTGGCGGATGAGATCGAATTCCGTTCCCGCAGTGGATCGGTGCGATTCTCACGGGCCGGGACGCAGGCGCTGCTCCGAACGGAGGGGATCGCGATCCCCGATGTCGAAGGCGGATTCGCGCCCCCGGCGCTGCGGCTCGCATGGCCGATCGAGGAGCGACCGGCCGCCGAATTCGACAGCGAGGTCGTGCTCACGCTGCGCGCGGATATCGACACCGTCGAATTGCTCACGGCCATGCGGGCGGAGGCGGTGGATCTGCTGCTGGAACTGCCCGCGCTGCGGCATATTCGAATCGGCGACCACGAGATCGCCAGTGCGGTAACCGAACTCGAGCACGGTATTCAGGAAGTACGCGTCACCGGCCCCGACGACGAGGATCGCCGCTGGTGGCAGTACCGGACCGCGCAGGCGCGCTGGCTGCTGCCGCTGCGGGACGGCCGCCCGGTCGTGACGACCCCCGACGTGCTGCGCGCACCCACCCGGTCGGACGAGGAGCTGTCGCTGCCGGCGCTGCTCATCGCCGATATCGCCATGCAGCCGGACCGCCGCCGCCTGCTGCCCGGCGCGCGTATCGCCGACTTGGCCGCCGGCTACGCGGATTTCGCCCGCGCCCTGCCGCCGATCGACCGCTTGGTGCTGGTGCCCGCCCCGGCCTTCGCCCGCAGCGAGGCCGACAGCCTGCTGCGCGAGGCCCTGGTCGCCGAACTCCGCGAACACCCCTGGCTCCCGGTCCTGAGCACCTCGGATGACGCCCCGGCCGTCGACCCCGTCCTCGCCGCCGATCTGGCGCTCGCATCGGATCCCGCGCACGAGTCGGACCCGGCGCATGTGCCCGGCGGCGCCGCCGAATCCGCGTTCGATACCGCTCGCCCGAGTGGTTCGGACGATCTGCTCGACGACGACCTGCTGTTCGGTGCGGCGCGCAATGGGACCGGATCGGCGGTGCGGACCGCCTTTTCGATCGAGCGGCCCAGCCGGGCGAGTGTGTTCACCGGCGTCACAACGGAATTGGCGGCACTGCTCACCGAAATCGTGGGACCGCTGGTGATTCCGGAGCTGTCCGGGCGCGCGGGTTCCGATGCCCTGGCGGCGCTGGATGTGCATCGGCTCGGGCTGGCCCGGATAGCGGAGCTGTCGAGCAGTCTGGAACGCGCACCGCAGTGGTGGTATTCGCTGTACGACGCATTGGAGCCGTTTGTCCTGGATCCGCTGTCGGTGGAGGAGCTCGGCGCCCTCGCGGTGCCGCTGGCCGACGGCCGGGTGGTGACCGGTCCGCGCACGGTGGTGCTGGACGATCAGCTGCGCTCGCCGATTCCGGTGCACTGGGCACGGCTGGCGCATCCGGAGGCCGCGCACGAGCTGCTGGGTCGGCTGGGAGCGCGCGCTGCCACGCCGGAGGACCTGCTGAACGATCCTGCGCTGCAGGCACAGCTGGAGGACGATCCGAGCGATCCCGATACCGTCGAGGCGGTGCTGGGGCTGGCCGCGCACGCGGTGTCCGTGCCCGGCGCGCTGCCGTCCTGGCTCGGATCGCTCGAATTGCCGGACAGCACGGGCGAATGGCAGCCCGCCGACGAGCTGTTGCTTCCGGACGCACCGCTGGGCCGGATATTGGACGCGGAATCACCGCTCGGCACCGTCGCCGCGGAGACGCTCGAGCAATACGGCCCGGAAGCCTTGCGCGCCATCGGTGTCGGCTGGAGTTTCACCGTGGTCACCGAATCGGATCCGACGGGCCCGGACCATCATCTCGACGACGAGGAATCCTGGTGGGACCGCCTCGCCGACGATCCGCGCGAGCTACGCGCCGTCCGCGATCTCGACCTGGTCGACGACGACAAGTGGCCGGAAGCCTTGCAGCTCTTGCTGTCCGACGAGAACACCCGCCCGCTGCTCGGCGACCGCGACGGTTACACCGCGTGGTGGTTGCGCCGGCACGCGCATATCGACGGCATCGCGCTCGGCCGGATGCGGCATCCCGACGATACGACCTTCGACGGTCTGCTCCCGGTGATTCCCGGCTTCGGCGCCCACGATCTGCGGGTGCTGCGGGCCGTGCTGGCCGATCCGGAGGTGATGTCCGCCGAGCTGGCCGAAGAACTCATGGACGCACTCGCCGATCCGACGAGAATCCCTGTCCCCGAGGCGATTTCGCAAACGCACCGGCGTCTCGCCGAAGGCCTCGCCGACGGCATCCTGGACGTCTCGGATCTGGACGCACCCGATAGGGTCCGCGCCCTGACCGGTGCGGTCATCGACGCCGCCGACGCCCTGGTCCTGGACCAGGCCTGGTTCGGCCCCGCCCTGCCCGCCGACCGCCTGATAGTCGGCGATATCGACACCGCCCCTTCCCTCGCGGCCCTGCTCGACCTGCCCTTGGCCTCGCAGGCGGTCACCGCCGAGGTGCTCGGCGACGGCCGCCGCACGACCTGGTCCGCCGATCCGCTCGGCGTCCTGCTCCGCCTGCAATTCGGATTCTCGGCGCGTACAGGCGAACTCGTCATCCACGACGAGCTCCGAGTCCGCCTTACGGGCGCGGTCGACGCCACCGTCGCAGTCGCCTGGTGGCAGGACGGCGACGTCACCCACATCCAGGCGCCCCCACACATCGCGGCACCGCACAACTGACCCGTCGTCCCGGCACTGCCACGGGTGGTCTGTGTTGCCGGGATTGCGGGTGGTCTGCCACGCGGGGAGCGCACCGAAATGTGTTCGGCGCGAGCATCCCTCGGGATGCTCGCGCCGAACGTGTTGGTATTGCGGGGAATTGCCGCCGGGTGGATCAGCTGGCGTAGGAGCACACCATGGTGGCGAGAACATCCAATTGCTCACGGACGGCGGCACTGTCGTTGTCGACGAGCCAGCGGAGCACGACGCCGTCGATGGTGGCGAGAATGAAGCGGCTGAGCGTGCCGACGGGGATGGACCACTGCGTCGACGTGGCTTCACGCGCATGCTCGACGATGTCGGCAAGGGTGGAGTCGTTGAACATGTACTGCTCGCGAGCAATCGCGAGTTTTGCCGGAGTTACTTCGCCTTCGCGTAGTGCGTAGGTGGTTGTTTCGTAGGTGAGTAGTTGGCGTTCGGGAGTGGCTTCGACATTGAGCCACATGAGTTCGAGTGCCGCGCGCACCAATCTTTGAAGTGCTTCTTTTCCAGTTCCGACGTCTTGCCATACTGCTTCGTTGGCGTCGACGGAATCTCGCAATTCCATCGAAAGCGCCTTGACCAGCTCTGTCATCAGCTGGTCCTTGTTTTCGAAACAGTAATGCACCACACCGAGCGAAACACCGGCTGCCTGAGCAACATCGCGCGTGGTAACTCCTGCCACGCCCTTTTTTTCGGCAAGGCCGATGGCCGCCTCGATAAGGTGGGCCCGTCGTTCTTCGACGCTCAATCGGGAGGACACTCCAGGGAGTTAAGCGTCCGCAACGCGTGCAGTCAATTCGCACGGTCGGAAATTTTCTGCTGGACGCTCGTCCGGGGGTTAGTCCAGCCCGAGTTGTGCGCCTTTGTCGCCGCGACGGGCGCCGCGGCGCTGGATTGCGAAGAGGGTGTAGCCGAGCAATCCGACACCCAGACCCATCAGACAAACCGGACGGGAGGTAGCCCAGCTGTCGTTCAGCCAGACGGCGATGGTGGCGATCAGGAAGCCGATGCTGCCGATGGCCAGCACCGGACGCGGATCGGTGAAGCGCGGGGGAATTTCCGGCACGGGCTGGGTCACGTCTCCAGAGTAGAAGGTGGCGGGCTCGGACGGGGGACAGGGCGCGCACCGGTGGGTTCGCCCCTGGTGGCGGGGGTCTGAACTGAACCGCCGTCCCCGGCGCGAGGTGTCACGTATCGTTTGCCTCTGTGACAACGCCTTCCGATATTCGAGCGCTCGCCGGTGAACTGTCGCTGGCGGTGGTGCGCTTGACGCGACATCTGCGAGGTAGGCGCGCCGATGCCCAGATTTCGCTGACTCAGCTCTCCGCCCTCGCGACCCTCAATCGCGACGGCGCCATGACCCCCGGCACGCTGGCCGCGAAGGAGCGGGTGCAACCGCCGTCCATGACCCGGGTGATCGCCTCCCTGTCGGAAATGGCTCTGGTGGTGCGCAATCCGCACCCCACCGACGGCCGCCAGATCATCGTCTCGCTCTCGGAGTCCGGTCGCGCCCTCGTCGCCGACGAGAATCACGCGCGCGAAGCCTGGATGACCGAACAGCTGTCGAGCCTGACCCCCGATCAGCTGTCGGTGCTCGGCCAGGCCGTCGCCATCATGAAGCAGATCGTCGACGAATCCGAGTAGCACGGACCGGCTCTCGCGGCCGCATCAGTTCGGCGAGCGGCCGTACAGCGCGTATTCGTCCGCCAGCTCCGCCCGCAGCAGCGGTGTCAGGCGTTGGTACTGCGGCGTTTTCCCCGCACCGAGGTAGATCGGGTCCTCCGCCAGCCAGGACTCGCGGCGCAGTGCGGGCTTGTCGATCTTCCGGGTGGCGGTGACCGGCAGTGCGGCGGTGATCCGCACGAACCGCGGCGCCCACTTGGTGCCGAGATCGCTTTGCCGGGCCAGGAATCGGCCGAACTCGGCCGGATCGAACTCCACCCCCGCATCGAGTTCGAGGGTGGCCATCACCTGGTCACCGGTGCGCGGGTCCGGTACCGGGTAGACCGCCGCCAGTTTCACGCCCGGGAACCGCGCCAGAATCCGCTCCACCGGTGCGGAGGAGAAGTTCTCGCTGTCCACCCGGATGCGATCGCTGGAACGCCCTGCGAAGTAGAAGAATCCGGCCCCGTCCTGATAGCCGAGATCGCCGGTGCGGAAGATCGCGCCGTCGACGCGCTCCGCACCGGCCTGCTCATTGCGGTAGTAACCCTCGAACATGGCCGCGCCCGTGGTGTTCACGATCTCGCCGATCGCCTCCGCGGCATTGACCAGCGCCCCATTATCATCGAAATACGCACGCGGGCACTGCTTTCCGTTCTCGTCGTGAATTTCGATATTCATGAACTCGGGCGCGCGGCCGAGCGAATTCGGCGGTGAGTCCGGCGACAGCCGAATCACCACCCCGCCCTCGCTCGACCCGTAGCTCTCCACCGGCCGCACCCCGAACCGGCGCGCGAACTCGTCCCGATCACGCGGCGCGGCCTCGGTCCCGAAGGCGATGCGCAGCTTGGTGTCTCGCTCCAGCGGCGATTCCGGCGCGGCCAGCAGATACGCCAGTGACCGGCCGACATAGTTGAAATAGGTGGCCCCGAACCGGCGGATATCGGGCAGGAACCCGGAGACCGAGAACCGGCGGCGCATGGTGAATGTGGCGCCGGTGAACACCGACGGCGCCCAGCACGCCATGATCGCGTTGCCGTGGAACAGCGGCATGGCGTTGTAGGTGACATCCTCGCGAGTCAGCGAACAGTGGTTCATGGCGCCGAGCGCCGCCAGCCGCCCGGTCGTGCAGATCACGGCCTTCGGTGCGCCGGTGGAACCGGAGGTGAAGGTCAGCAGCAGCCGGGTCGACCGCTCCCGCGCCTCGGGCGCGACCCGCACAGAATGGGTGGCTGCCGCGGAAAGGCGTTCGAGCCACTCGGGTTCGTCGACGGCCAGGATGCGGTCCGCGTCCACTCCGGTGTCCAGCTCGGCGAGCAGGTCGCGCTGCTGCGCATCGGTGAGGATGAGATCGCAGTCCACACCGCGAATATCCGCGGCCAGCTCGCCGCCGCGCCGGGTCGGATTGATGCCGATCAGCGTCGCACCCGACAGGGCGGCCGCACCGAGCAGGAAGATGTACTCGGGCACATTCTCGAGCAGCACCCCGAGGTGGAACGGGCGGTCCGGGCGGCGCAGCTCTCCGAGCGCCTCGGCCCGGGTGGCGCATTCCCGCACCACCTCGCCCCAGGTCCAGACGGAATCCTCGAACCGCAGCCCCGGATGCTCGTCGTGCTCGCGAAGCAGCAGCAGATCGGCGAAGGTCAGACCGCGTTCGGCGACCTCGGCGGGTGTGAGCCGCGGGATCTCGGGGCCGGACGCCCACAGCGGATTGTCGTGCCTGGGCAGCGGAGTGTCGTGCCTGGGCGAATTGTCGTGCATGACAACACTCTGCCCCGGACTCTGCCGCGCCGGAGCGGGTTCAGGCGCCGAAAGCCCGGTCACTGGGAACGATCTCGCGGCCGAGCGGCATCAGCGAGATCGGGATGAGCTTGAGGTTGGCCCAGGCGAACGGGATTCCGATAATGGTGATGGCCAGGGCAATGCTGGTGAACAGATGCCCGAGCGCCAGCCACCAGCCGGCGACGATGATCCAGATGACATTGCCGAGCATCGACGCCACCCCCGCACCCGGCTTCTCGACCGCCTCCCGCCCGAACGGGAAGAGTACGAACGAGGCGATGCGGAACGAGGCGATGCCCCACGGAATGGTCACGATCAGCACGCAGCAGATGAGCCCCGCGATCACATAACCCACGGCCATCCAGAATCCGACCAGCACGAGCCACAGGACGTTCAGAATCAACTGGATCGGTTTCACCCTTCCAGCATGCCAGCGCCGCGGGGGTGTCCACCACGGGGAGAACCCTGACTTATGGGTGGGGGTACCGCTCAGGGTGTGCGGGATTCGCAGCGCGGGGCCCGAGTCCTCCGCTACCTGAATTCATTATTGCTAATATTCCGCTAATGATCTCGAGTGCCTCACGGTGGCTCGAGATCGCCTATTAATCGCTCTCGGAGTTGAAGATTCAAGTCTTGATAGCAATCTGAGGCCTGTGCATCGAACGCCCACCTGGGCAATAGCACACCATTAGCAAACTATTGTGCCGGTAGGCGGCACCCATGGTGCCGCCCAGCCGGGTCGTGCGCGTTACTCGGTGCTCAGAAGAACCAGCCGAGTTCCGGATCGCGTTCGGCGGTGAAGGCTGTGTCGAATGCCCGCAGCACGCCCGCGTCCTTGGCCTGGATTCGGTTGGCGGCGGCGAAGACTCGGGCCCGGTGCGCGCCGAAGTACAGGCTGCCGAGTACGTCGATGCCGAGTTCCAGTTCGGCCGGACGGCTGGTGGGCGTGCACTCGGCGACCCCGTCGCGCACCCGCAGGGCGAAGGTGCCGCCGGCATTGCGGAACGGATCCTGCACTGTCAGTACGGTATCGAGGTCCTGCTGGTAGGTGCGGGCGGACAGCGCCGCCGGTACATCCATGACCCGGGCCCACAGTCCGTCGTAGCGGGCCGTGGTGCGGACCAGCCGCGGATTGGTCACCAGCAGGGGGAGTGGGTCGTCGTCGGTGAGTGACGCCTCCACCTTCTTCAACAGGTCCAGGCTCAGCAGGACCCGCCACAGTGCGGCATGCGCCTCGGGCGTGACCGCGCGGAACTCCGCGACGGTCGCGACGGATTCGTCATTGCGCCACTGACGGCGGTACAGCACATAGCCGTCCGGATGAGTGAGCACGAACAGTGAGGACGCGCCCTCGCGATGGCGCTCCGGATCGGCGAACCAGATATTCCAATTGGCGTCCGGGCGGGCCTGGCCACCGGGGACCACGCGCCGCCAGCGGTCGTAGACCTCACGGATATGGTCCTGCGCCGCTGCCAGTGTGGAGGTCCGCACGCCA encodes the following:
- a CDS encoding TetR/AcrR family transcriptional regulator, translating into MSVEERRAHLIEAAIGLAEKKGVAGVTTRDVAQAAGVSLGVVHYCFENKDQLMTELVKALSMELRDSVDANEAVWQDVGTGKEALQRLVRAALELMWLNVEATPERQLLTYETTTYALREGEVTPAKLAIAREQYMFNDSTLADIVEHAREATSTQWSIPVGTLSRFILATIDGVVLRWLVDNDSAAVREQLDVLATMVCSYAS
- a CDS encoding DUF2530 domain-containing protein; translated protein: MTQPVPEIPPRFTDPRPVLAIGSIGFLIATIAVWLNDSWATSRPVCLMGLGVGLLGYTLFAIQRRGARRGDKGAQLGLD
- a CDS encoding MarR family winged helix-turn-helix transcriptional regulator encodes the protein MTTPSDIRALAGELSLAVVRLTRHLRGRRADAQISLTQLSALATLNRDGAMTPGTLAAKERVQPPSMTRVIASLSEMALVVRNPHPTDGRQIIVSLSESGRALVADENHAREAWMTEQLSSLTPDQLSVLGQAVAIMKQIVDESE
- a CDS encoding AMP-binding protein; amino-acid sequence: MHDNSPRHDTPLPRHDNPLWASGPEIPRLTPAEVAERGLTFADLLLLREHDEHPGLRFEDSVWTWGEVVRECATRAEALGELRRPDRPFHLGVLLENVPEYIFLLGAAALSGATLIGINPTRRGGELAADIRGVDCDLILTDAQQRDLLAELDTGVDADRILAVDEPEWLERLSAAATHSVRVAPEARERSTRLLLTFTSGSTGAPKAVICTTGRLAALGAMNHCSLTREDVTYNAMPLFHGNAIMACWAPSVFTGATFTMRRRFSVSGFLPDIRRFGATYFNYVGRSLAYLLAAPESPLERDTKLRIAFGTEAAPRDRDEFARRFGVRPVESYGSSEGGVVIRLSPDSPPNSLGRAPEFMNIEIHDENGKQCPRAYFDDNGALVNAAEAIGEIVNTTGAAMFEGYYRNEQAGAERVDGAIFRTGDLGYQDGAGFFYFAGRSSDRIRVDSENFSSAPVERILARFPGVKLAAVYPVPDPRTGDQVMATLELDAGVEFDPAEFGRFLARQSDLGTKWAPRFVRITAALPVTATRKIDKPALRRESWLAEDPIYLGAGKTPQYQRLTPLLRAELADEYALYGRSPN
- a CDS encoding YccF domain-containing protein: MQLILNVLWLVLVGFWMAVGYVIAGLICCVLIVTIPWGIASFRIASFVLFPFGREAVEKPGAGVASMLGNVIWIIVAGWWLALGHLFTSIALAITIIGIPFAWANLKLIPISLMPLGREIVPSDRAFGA
- a CDS encoding GNAT family N-acetyltransferase — translated: MASTNGITLRSATESDWPAILELAEVCFGMRYDQPEIENIPGLFPIDRAIVAVDEGRIVGHTVDRTMTITVPGAATVQAAGVSAVTVAPTHRRRGILRALYTAQHERTEAEGIPLTIFTASEGTIYGRFGYGPATVENAVSIDRAQAEFRPTAPDPGGVRTSTLAAAQDHIREVYDRWRRVVPGGQARPDANWNIWFADPERHREGASSLFVLTHPDGYVLYRRQWRNDESVATVAEFRAVTPEAHAALWRVLLSLDLLKKVEASLTDDDPLPLLVTNPRLVRTTARYDGLWARVMDVPAALSARTYQQDLDTVLTVQDPFRNAGGTFALRVRDGVAECTPTSRPAELELGIDVLGSLYFGAHRARVFAAANRIQAKDAGVLRAFDTAFTAERDPELGWFF